GGAGTTCTTTGAGGACGAAGGAGATACTGGGGAGTAGGAACCCGAAACGGAGGCTGCCAAAAAGGAAAAGTGAGCCCCTGATAATCAGGGAAATGAACCTGAGCTCATAAAAAATTTCTGACTGTTTAGACAGCCATCTGTCTTTTTTTATAATTTCTGGAAATTTCCAGAAAACTCTCGATTATTTTCAGCCCATTGGGAGTAAGTACGGATTCGGGATGGAACTGCAGGCCATAGATCGGATACTGTACATGCTCCACCGCCATTATGCTCCCATCCTCTGCCCTGGCAGTTATTTTTATCCCCGGCGCAGGCTTGCCAATCTCAAGGGAATGATAGCGGCCTGCCTCGAACGGACCTTCAAAGGCTGAGAAAAGTGCAGATTCCTCATGCATGATGATCCTTGAACTTTTTCCATGCACTGGCCCGGCTTTGCTTCTTCTAACCAATCCACCGAAAGCCACATTGATCGCCTGGTGCCCAAGACAGACTCCAAGAAGAGGGATTTCCCTGCCCAGCTCTCTGATTATTTCCAGGCAGTTTCCTATATCCCTGGGATCCAAAGGGCTCCCCGGGCCCGGTGAAATAACAAGGGCATCAGGCTTTATTCTCCTTAGTTCTTCCAGAGAAATAGTATTAGGAAGTACGAGAGTATCTTTTTCGAAATAAGAAATGTAGTCTACAAGATTCCACACAAAGGAATCTTTATTGTTTATAAAAACAACCTTCACCTTAAAATTCCCCCGAGTTTACAGCTTCTGATATCTTTTCTCTTCGCTTTTCCTTTCAGGATCTTTTGTACTGAAAAGCCTGTAATCTGGCTTTTTTTGTTGTAATAAGCCCTTTAATAAGCTTTTTCTCATGTGTTTCGTCACGGAATTGCTATATAAAGTTCTCTCCACCTATCGCTGCAAGCATTGCTGCCATTTTACGCTCGGTCTCCCGAAATTCATATCCCGGATCGGAGTCCGCCACAATTCCTGCCCCAGCCTGCACTGAGGCTCTTTTACCTTGCACAAGCACGGTACGGATCACGATTGCAAAATCGGCATCCCCGTTCCAGCTGTAATAGCCTACTCCGCCGCCGTAAATTCCTCTGGGGGAAGCTTCAAGCTCGGAGATAATTTCCATTGCCCGGATTTTTGGGGCTCCTGAGAGCGTCCCTGCCGGGAATATAGCCCTAAAAGCATCGAATTGATCGCATTCCGGCCTCAGTTTTCCTGAAACCGTACTTTCTATGTGCTGGACATGGGAATATTTCAGAACCTTCATAAATTCGGAAACCTTTACTGAACCGCTTTCCGCAACCATCCGAACATCGTTTCTCCCAAGGTCGACAAGCATTACATGTTCAGCCCTTTCTTTCTCATCATTCAACATGCGTAAAGCAAAAGCTTCATCCTCGGCTTCGGTTTTTCCACTTGGGCAGGTACCTGCAATCGGGTTTATAATCACGGTCCTTTTATGGACAGTTAACAGAGTCTCTGGGCTTGCCCCCACAATTGCCAGATCCCTAAACTCAAAAATATACATGTAAGGGCTCGGATTGATTGATCGAAGTTGCATATAAATTTCGAAAGGAGTCTGTTCAAGCCTGAACTCAAGTTTTCTGGAAAGGACTGCCTGAAAGATGTCTCCTGCAAAAATATGCTCTTTTACCTGGAGTACGGATTTCTTAAACTCCTGTTTCCCTGTATTGCACTCAAAAGCAGATAAACCTGAAGATTTTGGTGCATCCAATACTGTAGATTTGCCTGACATTTCTGTTTTTATCGAATCTCGATAAAGGCTAGTTTCCTTGAGTATAGAATAGAGCTTCTCGGCATCCTGCAGGGCTTTTTCATAGACTTCTCCAGCATCAGAATCCGGGTTTACAAAGGGAGTAAGCACAATAAATGCCTCTTCAGCTACATGGTCAAATATAAAAGTTTTTGAAACGAGCAGGTATTGAAGTTCGGGAATCTCGGATTCGAAGCCTTTTTCAACTCCAAGCCAGCTGTCATAGATAGCGTCATAAGCCGTATAGCCTATGGCGCCGCCCAGAAACGTCTGCCTGTCAAAACGCTGTGCATTCAGGATCTCCAACCCGTTTGCAGGAGGAAAACCCAGGCGTAGGGCATCGAAAGCATCCTTTCCATGAGGTATTGGAGCTGTTAATTTTATATTTTTCAGTCCGGAGTTATCTTTCTCCTGTTTCTCCTCCTTCATGGCTTCAGGTCCGCAGGCTTCCTTGATTTTTGACCTGACTTCTTCAAAAAAAGGCAAAGCATCCGAGTTCAGAAGCTCAAGGGAAATTCTCCTATCACTTATTTCAATTACAGCATCAGGGTCACTTCCAACAAAGGAGTACCTTGCCCGGCTTGCCTGTTTTTCCACGGATTCCAGCAAGTAGGAATAGTCAGATGTTCCTGAGGCCCGCAGGGTGTGGTAAAGTTCAAGGGGAGAACAGGTGATTGTATCTATTCTTGCAAGAAGCTGGATAAAGACTGGCTGGCTTATGCCTGAAGCAAGCGCTTTGAATTCTTCTTCTCCAAGGTCAAAGGAAAGCATCGGCGCACCTCACTTTTTCAATAAAGCTTTTGATTTTAATAGCATCTTTTTTTCCTCTGGTCTCAACCCCGGATGCTGTATCAACTGCATAAGGGGAAACAGCCCTGATCGCTTCCTGCACATTTTCGGGCTTGAGCCCGCCTGCAAGGATAAGAGGAAGCCTTGTTTGCTCTGAGATTCGCCTGCTCAGAGCCCAATCGTGCACACAGCCTGTGCCTCCGGGCTTTCCGGATTTCGCCGTATCGAGCAGAATGGAGTCTACAACTTCGGTTTCCTCCAGAAGGTTGACCTTCTCAAGCAAGCTTGAAACCGAATTCATGTTAAGGGCTTTTCCACCTGAATCTTCCCCATGTAAGGGTATGAATAGAGTTTTTATAATAGGGATGTTCGTTTTTTCTTTTATTATCTCAAGTTCTGAAAGGGGCAACCTGGAATGGATCTGTACGATATCGGGATTTACTTTTTCAATCAGCTTTACAGCTGTATCCGAATTCTCAGGCATAATAACCAGTACAGTACTCAGTGTTTGAGGAACACTGGAAACCAGGTAAGCAGCAGTATCGGAATCAAGCTTCCTTGGGCTCTCGACAGGGACCTCTGTGATAAATCCCACTGCATCGGCTCCATATAGAGCTGCGAGTTCTATTTCTTCAGGGGTGCGGATTCCGCAGATTTTCGTTCTTGTTTTTAATTTCAAGCCCTCTCCCCCGAAGCCGGGCTTAATATGGAAGTTCTGGAACAAACTTTGATGTCTCTTCCCGAAAGACTTACCTTACTGCTCTGCCTGTAAAACCCTGAGGTAAAAGTCCTGAACTGGTTGAATTTAACCATAACTTTTCCACTATCAATAGCATCCTCAGCGATAGGAATAGCCTGCCGTATAGAGCTCACAATCCCGCTAACGTAGAGGGCTGCGGCAGCATTTATAATTACCAGGTCCCTTTTCGGGCCTTTCTGGCCCTTGAAAATCTGCAGCAAATCCCTGGCATTTTCCTTCGGAGAGCCGCCTACAACATCATCCAGGCTTGCCCTCAGCATACCCAGGGATTCAGGGGTCAGGGTATAGGTCGAAACCTTTCCCTGTTTTAGCTCTGCAACATAGGTCTCACCTGTATTTGAAATTTCATCCATCCCATCTCCATGCACTACAAGGGCATGTTCGGTTCCAAGTTCAGCAAGGGCAAAAGCTATTGGCTCGCAGAGTTTCTTATCAAAAACCCCTATAACCTGTCCTTTCGCGCCTGCCGGATTTGTCAGAGGTCCTAAAATATTGAAAATCGTGCGGACTCCGAGCTTCTTCCTGACCCCCGCAACCCTCTTCATAGCAGGGTGGAAAACCGGAGCAAACATGAACCCTATTCCTATTTCTTCAATTGTCTGCCTGACGGGTTCAGGTGCCAGGTCAATTTTAATTCCCAGGGCTTCGAGCACATCCGAACTTCCTGACATTGAAGTAGCAGCCCGGTTTCCGTGCTTGGCTACAGGTACGCCTGCAGCTGCTGTTACTATTGCTGCTGCTGTCGAGACATTAATTGTATTAAGCCCATCCCCTCCTGTTCCGCAGGTATCTACAAGCCTGAAAGGCGTCCTGGGTTTGATCGTGTTTGCGGCTTTCTTCATTCCTCTTACAAAACCTGCAATTTCACCGGGTTTCTCCCCTTTTGCCCTTAGGGCAAGCAGAAACATCTCGATCTCCTTATCATGTGCAGTGCTGAGGATTTTGTCTATTGCTGCTTCGGCTTCGTCTGGGCTCAGATCACAGCCTTCTTCCAGCTTTTTAATATACCTCTGCATATCTCCTGCCTCCTTTTAATTCCTGATTTTTCCCTTTCCAATCTGTTCTAGAATCTTCTCAACTTTTCACGCCGTTGATTTTCCTGGTTTTTTCCGGAATCTCTTTTAACTGGCTCTCCTCATTCCGGATTTGAGTTCTTTTGCAAGAGCTTCCAGCCTTTCATTTACGTCTTTTCCTTCTTCTATAATCCTGACAAAAGCCGAGCCGACTATGACCGCATCCGCTCCTGCTGCTCTAACTTCCTCTGCCTGTTTTCCCGTAGAGATCCCGAATCCTACAGCCTTCGGGAGCGTTGTTTCTATTCTGGAAAGCAACTCTCTTGTTGAGGACGAGACATCTTTCCTGGCACCGGTGACCCCTAGCCTTGAGACAAGGTAAAGGAAACCTGAACCCCTTTCCAGGATCTTTCTAACTCTTGCTTCGGTTGTTGTGGGAGCAACCAGAAAGATAAGATCAAGCCCATGCTTCTCACAGCTATATTTCAGGTCAGCCACCTCCTCAACAGGAATATCGGGCACTATCAATCCGCCTATTCCGGCGTCGGCAGCCTGCTCTACAAATTTTTCCACTCCGTACCTGAACACAGGATTGTAGTAGGTCATGCAAACAAGCGGAATCCGGACCTCTAGAGCTTTAACAAGCTCAAAATAACGCCCTGTATCCATGCCGGCTGCAAGTGCCCGCTGGCCTGCTACCTGGATGGTTGGGCCGTCCGCTACAGGATCTGAAAAGGGGAAACCCAGTTCTATAATGTCCGCTCCTCCGTTTACAAGAGCCTTAACGATCTCCCCAGTTTGCTCTGCGGTTGGATCTCCTGCCATTATGTAGCATATAAGGGCTCCTTCACCCTTCTTTCTGAGTTCGGAGAATTTATCGGAGATTTTTTGCCTTCTCATCTCAGACTCCCCCCCTCAGGCTCAGGACAGTTTCCAGATCCTTATCTCCTCTTCCGGAAAGGTTTACGACCACTACCTCTCCCAGTTCCCCGGCTTCTGACGCTTTTTTCAGGTAAGCAAGGGCGTGAGAGGATTCAAGGGCAGGAATTATTCCTTCAAGCCTGCTCAGTTCATGAAAAGCTTCAAGGGCTTCACTGTCGGTTGCATACCGGGCTGTAACCCTGCCGTTTTCGGACAAGTAAGCCAGCTCAGGCCCGACTCCTGAGTAATCAAGACCTGCTGAAACGGATTCGGATTCAAGGATCTGCCCGTTTTTATCCTGCAGCACCTTCGTTCTTGCTCCGTGCAGGATCCCTTCTTCACCTGCACAAAGGGAGGCTGAGTGGAAGGCTGCTTTTTCCGTGCACTTCAGGGCTTTTCCACCGGCTTCGGCAGCAATCAGCTTGACTTCAGTATTCTCTACAAAGGGATGGAAAATCCCCATTGCATTGCTTCCACCGCCTGCACACGCAATTATAGAATCGGGCATGCGCCCCTCTTTTTGCAAAATCTGTACTTTTACCTCGCGTCCTATAACGCTCTGGAAATCCCTTACAATTAAAGGATAAGGATGGGGCCCTACAACCGAGCCTATGAGATAGTGCGTGTTTTCTATGTTCGTGACCCAGTCCCTGAAAGCCTCGTTAATGGCATCCTTAAGGGTTTTTGAGCCAGTTTCCACTGGCTTTACTTCCGTACCCATGAGTTCCATGCGATAGACATTCATCTGCTGGCGTTTGACATCCTTGGCACCCATGTACACAACGGTTTCAAATCCGAGATTCGCCCCTGCCATAGTTGTTGCAGTTCCGTGCTGTCCTGCCCCGGTTTCGGCAATTAGCCTAGTTTTTCCCATATATTTTGCAAGCAGTGCCTGTCCAATGGCATTATTTAACTTGTGGGCTCCTCCGTGCACAAGGTCTTCCCTTTTGAGATAGATTTTTGATCCGTATTTTTTGCTCAGATTCCGGGCAAAATAAAGCGGGGTCTTCCTGCCTGCAAATTCCCGCAGGTAATAGTCAAGCTCGGCAAGGAATTTAAGGTCGTTTTTATACCGCTCGTAACCTTCTTCCAGCTCTTCTAAGGCTGGCATGAGGATTTCAGGTACATACTGTCCCCCATACTTCCCGTATTTTCCTTTTACCTGGGCGGTCTCACCAGTTCTGGAATATTCCTTCGAACCTGCAAGCTCATTTAAACATGAATCTTCTGTCGGAAATTTTGAAATTTTAACTCCTGTCAACTCAATTACTCCCTTATTTATTTGTGTAATTCTGTAACATGGCTTTTGATATCGCATCTGGCAGCATGGTTTTTGGTATAATGATTAAAGCAAAACCCAAGCAAAGTTCAGTTTGAATCTATCCTGAAAGAGTCCTGAACAAATCTCAATGAACCTTGAGCGGGTTTTGAGCGGATTTTTCAGCCCTGTCCAGCAGGCTGAAAGCTCCGAAAAGCCTGAAAAACAGTTATTAACGCCAGCAAATGCCCTGGACAAATTCTTTCGTTTTATCAAAAACAGAATCACTTTCCATAAGTGCAGATCCTATGAGCACGGCATCCGTGCCTGCCTGGACTGCCCTCCTAACATCCTCTACACTGTTCATCCCGCTTTCGCTTATTATAAGATGCCTGGTTCCATGGTCAAGGTCGTATTCCCGGATAAGAGGAGCCAGTTCTTCCGTGGTAGCGATGTTAGTTTTAAGTGTCTCAAAGTCCCGGTTGTTTATTCCTATAATTCTTGTATCAGTTTTCAGGGCGGATTCAAGTTCTTTTCTGTTATGGACCTCAACCAACGGGTCAAATCCATTTTCGAGGGCAAGCTCAACAAAAAACTCAAGTTCTTCCCCAACAATGCCTGCGATAAGAAGTACAAGATCACTTTCGGCTTCTTCAAGCTGTACTCTGTCAATAATAAAGTCTTTTCTCAGAACAGGCAAGCATACGGCTTTTCGGACTGCATCCAGGTTTTCAAGCGAACCCCGGAATACTCCGGGTTCGGTCAGGACAGATACTGCAACAGCACCTGCTTCTTCCATCTCCCAGGCAAGCTTTGCCGCCATTGCAGGCGAGATATCCCTGAAAGTTCTCCCTGGCGATGCGGGCTTGATCTCTGCAATTACAGGCACCCGCCCGTCATTCTTTGCATCTGCCACAGCAGAGAAAAAATCCCTTTTCTCAAAGCCCGTACTCAGGTCTTCACGGCAGGCTTGTGACCCGAAAGCCTGTACGCGGGTCTTTGTTGTGTTGAGGATATGGAGAATTGAAGCGTGCATTATTTATCACCAATGTACATTTATGATCTTCAATGTCTAATGATGGGCTTAGTATAAATAGATTTTGGGTAAGGTTGTGTAGTTTATGGAGTTAAAATATGTCTACTCTCATTACGAAAAATCAGGAGCTAAAATTGATGCATATCAATAAATAGGTCCCATTATTGCTTTGAATTGCAGCAATCTGATAATACTATATTTCCACATTGCTTTCCACAGAAACAGATACCTCTCCGTGTACTCGTGATAAGAAGAGGTTGTAAGCTGGCTGCTTGTTAGAAAGAGAAGCCCAAGAATATAGTTTCTAATTATACCTTCTCAGGTAATTTTATACTATTATTCCAATTAAAGTAAGTATCTTATATTATGCCAATTGACAAAACGCAATTATTAGAAATCATTGAAAATCAGGTGATAGATATGGCAGTTTCTGGGCAGTGGAATCTTCATTATAGTTGGGGTTGCAGTGGAAGCTACGTTCAGGTTGGGATAACTTTCAACAGTAATGGAACTTTCAGTATTCCGTCACAAAACCTTTCTGGAAGATGGATTCAAAGCGATGGAATGATACTCTGGCAGTTTAATACCAGCAAGACAAGTTACGGAGGAAATCTTGCTGGAAACGCAATGGTTGGTATAATGTCTACCTTTACCGGATCAAATGGTTGCTGGTATGCAATAAGGGCAGGAAGTACAATAATGCTGGCCGAAGAGAGAAAAGCAAAATTTGACGCAGCCGGCGAAGAGGTGAAATAATAAAAACAAGTGGAAAACCAGTAAATCAGGAATGCAAGGGGAGTCATTCCCCTTGCAAATTCCCGAGGAAATAGAAAACCGACTGGGGGAATATAATTCACCCCCGAAATAGTACACATCAGCTTCCTGCGGACAGCCAATGAAAGGAATCTTAAAAAGAATCTAAAAATCGTCTGCCGATAATAAGATCGGCTTAAAATAACTAAAGTATTATTTGAAAAATCGTCAAACTGAGTATTTACCAGACATTTGCTCACAAAGCCTGTACATCCAATAGCATCCTTCTTGATTTCAATATTAACATTAACTCTCTCGATTTACTATCAACCTCAGCCCAGCACCTCTTCTATTTTTTCCAGGCATTTGAACATATTTGCAGTTGTGGATATGCTGCTATCAGGCTCTCCGAGGATCGAACTGGCAACTTCCATCATATCTCCCATGTATTCGATGCTTGTGTTGAGCTGTACCAGATTTTCATTCAAGGAAATAAACGCAGTTTCCATCTTGCTCAGGTTTTCAAGATAGTGTTCGATCTGTTCCGTTTCATTGTATGTTGATGCAGAATTCGTTTCCCCGATTTTACCCTCCAGAATATTCTCCACTTTGTAATTTAATGCTACTGAAACTGGAAGCACCAGTAGCATAACCAGGAGAATTGCTGCTATCCGCAGGTAAAATACCCGGCGTCTATCCAATAAGAATTTCCCCCACTGTCACTTATCTAGATTTAATAAAATTTTTCTCCTTGATAAGAAATAATCTGGGTAGTCTATAAAAAATTAGGTATTCGTATAAAATTATAAAATATGACGGTGCCGTCAATAAACTGATACTTTTCCCCTAAATTAGCCCTCTTGAGCGAAGCGATAAGGGCACCGTCCTCCCGAGATGGAACTCGGGCAGTGAAAAGGGTACCGTCTTCCCGAGACGGAACTCGGGGAGCGAAGCATTTACATGTAAGGTGAACATAAAATGCACAAAAAGC
This region of Methanosarcina flavescens genomic DNA includes:
- a CDS encoding aminodeoxychorismate/anthranilate synthase component II; the encoded protein is MKVVFINNKDSFVWNLVDYISYFEKDTLVLPNTISLEELRRIKPDALVISPGPGSPLDPRDIGNCLEIIRELGREIPLLGVCLGHQAINVAFGGLVRRSKAGPVHGKSSRIIMHEESALFSAFEGPFEAGRYHSLEIGKPAPGIKITARAEDGSIMAVEHVQYPIYGLQFHPESVLTPNGLKIIESFLEISRNYKKRQMAV
- the trpE gene encoding anthranilate synthase component I, with amino-acid sequence MLSFDLGEEEFKALASGISQPVFIQLLARIDTITCSPLELYHTLRASGTSDYSYLLESVEKQASRARYSFVGSDPDAVIEISDRRISLELLNSDALPFFEEVRSKIKEACGPEAMKEEKQEKDNSGLKNIKLTAPIPHGKDAFDALRLGFPPANGLEILNAQRFDRQTFLGGAIGYTAYDAIYDSWLGVEKGFESEIPELQYLLVSKTFIFDHVAEEAFIVLTPFVNPDSDAGEVYEKALQDAEKLYSILKETSLYRDSIKTEMSGKSTVLDAPKSSGLSAFECNTGKQEFKKSVLQVKEHIFAGDIFQAVLSRKLEFRLEQTPFEIYMQLRSINPSPYMYIFEFRDLAIVGASPETLLTVHKRTVIINPIAGTCPSGKTEAEDEAFALRMLNDEKERAEHVMLVDLGRNDVRMVAESGSVKVSEFMKVLKYSHVQHIESTVSGKLRPECDQFDAFRAIFPAGTLSGAPKIRAMEIISELEASPRGIYGGGVGYYSWNGDADFAIVIRTVLVQGKRASVQAGAGIVADSDPGYEFRETERKMAAMLAAIGGENFI
- a CDS encoding phosphoribosylanthranilate isomerase, translated to MKLKTRTKICGIRTPEEIELAALYGADAVGFITEVPVESPRKLDSDTAAYLVSSVPQTLSTVLVIMPENSDTAVKLIEKVNPDIVQIHSRLPLSELEIIKEKTNIPIIKTLFIPLHGEDSGGKALNMNSVSSLLEKVNLLEETEVVDSILLDTAKSGKPGGTGCVHDWALSRRISEQTRLPLILAGGLKPENVQEAIRAVSPYAVDTASGVETRGKKDAIKIKSFIEKVRCADAFL
- the trpD gene encoding anthranilate phosphoribosyltransferase, which gives rise to MQRYIKKLEEGCDLSPDEAEAAIDKILSTAHDKEIEMFLLALRAKGEKPGEIAGFVRGMKKAANTIKPRTPFRLVDTCGTGGDGLNTINVSTAAAIVTAAAGVPVAKHGNRAATSMSGSSDVLEALGIKIDLAPEPVRQTIEEIGIGFMFAPVFHPAMKRVAGVRKKLGVRTIFNILGPLTNPAGAKGQVIGVFDKKLCEPIAFALAELGTEHALVVHGDGMDEISNTGETYVAELKQGKVSTYTLTPESLGMLRASLDDVVGGSPKENARDLLQIFKGQKGPKRDLVIINAAAALYVSGIVSSIRQAIPIAEDAIDSGKVMVKFNQFRTFTSGFYRQSSKVSLSGRDIKVCSRTSILSPASGERA
- the trpA gene encoding tryptophan synthase subunit alpha → MRRQKISDKFSELRKKGEGALICYIMAGDPTAEQTGEIVKALVNGGADIIELGFPFSDPVADGPTIQVAGQRALAAGMDTGRYFELVKALEVRIPLVCMTYYNPVFRYGVEKFVEQAADAGIGGLIVPDIPVEEVADLKYSCEKHGLDLIFLVAPTTTEARVRKILERGSGFLYLVSRLGVTGARKDVSSSTRELLSRIETTLPKAVGFGISTGKQAEEVRAAGADAVIVGSAFVRIIEEGKDVNERLEALAKELKSGMRRAS
- the trpB gene encoding tryptophan synthase subunit beta; the protein is MTGVKISKFPTEDSCLNELAGSKEYSRTGETAQVKGKYGKYGGQYVPEILMPALEELEEGYERYKNDLKFLAELDYYLREFAGRKTPLYFARNLSKKYGSKIYLKREDLVHGGAHKLNNAIGQALLAKYMGKTRLIAETGAGQHGTATTMAGANLGFETVVYMGAKDVKRQQMNVYRMELMGTEVKPVETGSKTLKDAINEAFRDWVTNIENTHYLIGSVVGPHPYPLIVRDFQSVIGREVKVQILQKEGRMPDSIIACAGGGSNAMGIFHPFVENTEVKLIAAEAGGKALKCTEKAAFHSASLCAGEEGILHGARTKVLQDKNGQILESESVSAGLDYSGVGPELAYLSENGRVTARYATDSEALEAFHELSRLEGIIPALESSHALAYLKKASEAGELGEVVVVNLSGRGDKDLETVLSLRGGV
- a CDS encoding indole-3-glycerol-phosphate synthase — its product is MHASILHILNTTKTRVQAFGSQACREDLSTGFEKRDFFSAVADAKNDGRVPVIAEIKPASPGRTFRDISPAMAAKLAWEMEEAGAVAVSVLTEPGVFRGSLENLDAVRKAVCLPVLRKDFIIDRVQLEEAESDLVLLIAGIVGEELEFFVELALENGFDPLVEVHNRKELESALKTDTRIIGINNRDFETLKTNIATTEELAPLIREYDLDHGTRHLIISESGMNSVEDVRRAVQAGTDAVLIGSALMESDSVFDKTKEFVQGICWR